The genome window GTGCACGACTATGCGGCAGGCTTCGGCCAGGCTCAAGCCGCGGTACTCCATCAGGCAGCTGATATCGTGGGCCACTACGGCGCGCAGAAAATACTCGCCATGCCCGGTGCAGCTGATGGCGCAGGTGCGGTTATCAGCAAAGGTGCCGGCCCCGATGATGGGCGAGTCGCCGATGCGGGAATGCTGCTTGTTGGTCATGCCCCCGGTGCTGGTGGCGGCGGCCAGGTTGCCGTGCACGTCGCGGGCTACCGCCCCTACGGTGCCCATCTTCTTTTTGGGGTCTTCGTTCGGAAAGGCACTCGGCTCGGCTAACGGGGCGGCAGTTTCCAGGGCTTGGCTGTGGTCGAGGCGCATGCGGCCTTCGGCCAGGGCTTCCTGCAGCTGGTCGTAGCGTTGCTGGGTGAAAAAGTATTCGGCGGGTTGGGTGGGTAGGCCATATTGGCGGGCCAACTCGTCGGCGCCGGGGTAGCCCAGCAGCACGTGCTCGGTTTTCTCCATCACTAGGCGCGCCGCCCGAATGGGGTTCTGGACGGTGCGCACGCCCGTTACGGCTCCGGCTGCGCGGGTGCGCCCATCCATAATAGCGGCGTCCATTTCGTGGTGGCCTTCGTGCGTGAACACCGCGCCGCGGCCGGCATTAAACAAGGGGCAGTCTTCGAGGCTGCGCACGGTTAGCTCCACGGCTTCCAGGGCCGAGCCACCCTGCCGGAGCACGGCATAGCCAATGGCCAGGGCCTCGCCGAGGGCTTCACGGTAGGCCTGCTCCTTTTCCGGGGTCATGGACAGGGGCGAAATGGTGCCGGCACCACCATGCAGGGCCAAGGCGAAGGAAGTTGTCATAAAGCGAAAAAAATTAGCAGGTAGGCAAAAACGCAAGACAAAGGTAGGCAAGCATATGAGCTCAACCGGCCGGTAGTGACCCGAACGAACCGCGTTTTTTTTCGTAGGTTTGGTTTACTGTTTTCAACTCCCCAAACATATTCTTCTTATGGCTTACGAAGCTACCGGCCGCCTGCACGAGATTTTCGACGAACAGCAGGTGAGCGAGAAATTCCGCAAGCGCGAGTTCGTGCTGGAGGTCGTAGACGGCCAGTATCCCGAGCATATCAAGTTCCAGCTGGTACAGGACAAGACGGCTCTCATCGACTCCTACAAAGTAGGTGACGAGGTGAAAATTTCCTTTAACCTGCGGGGCCGTGGGTTCAACAAGAACGGCCAGATGCTGTACTTCACCAACCTCGAAGCCTGGCGCATTGAGGCGGGTGCCGGTGGCGGCGCTGCTCCCCAGGGCGGTGGCAACTACCAGCAGGCTGCTCCCCGCGCAGCGGCTCCGGCCCAAAACCAAAACCCGAACCTGCGCGCCTCGGCCGCCCCAATTGCCTCGGATGACGACAACGACCTACCCTTCTAGTTTGCTTGGAAGGCCCTGAGCTGCCTGGCAGTGTACGCAAAGCCGCTTCCGTAATCCGGAAGCGGCTTTTTGCTGGGCAATGGCGAGGATTTTGTGGATAGCAGTTAAAGTAATCCGGGTGGCTCCGTCAGGAGGTAGCCAGATAAGGCACCATTGCCGCCCGTTTTCTCGTACGTCTTTCCGGCGTCGCTTATCTTGTTCGTAGTTTGGTGATGCATCGGCTCCGGCCGCATCCGTTTTTTCGCTGTATGATTTCTTCTCTCCCGCTTTCTGGAAAAACGGCCCTTGTTACGGGCGCTACCAGCGGCATCGGCTTGGTAACGGCTCGGGAGCTGGCCCGGCAGGGTGCCCGCGTAATTCTGGTGGGCCGCGACGCCGACAAGGCCGCGCGGGCCGTGGCTTCCATTCAGCTGGCGGCGGGCCCAGAAGTACCGGTGCACATGAAGTGCTACGACCTGTCGTTACTGCGCAATGTGCGCGCCCTGGCCGAGGAACTGCAGCAGGAGCTAAGCCAATTGGATATACTGGTGAATAACGCGGGCATTATGCCCGGGCGGTTTGTTCTCACTGAGGAAGGCCACGAGCTAAGTTGGGCCACCAACCACCTCGCTCCGTATGCCCTGACTAACCTACTACTCCCACTGCTGGATGCCGCCGGCCAGGCCCGGGTAGTTACGGTATCGTCGGTAGCGCACTGGGTAGGCGAGATTGAGCCCGACCGCGCCGTGCGCAACTCGCCTGACAAATACAGCTGGCTCACGGCCTACGCCGACTCCAAGCTGGCCAATATTTTATTCACCAACGAGCTGGCTCACCGCCTCGACCTGACGGGCATTACCGCTAACTGCCTACACCCGGGCATGGTAGATACCGGCCTGATCCGGCCGGGTACTTCCCCCGTCATGAAGGCGCTCTGGT of Hymenobacter sublimis contains these proteins:
- a CDS encoding isoaspartyl peptidase/L-asparaginase family protein — its product is MTTSFALALHGGAGTISPLSMTPEKEQAYREALGEALAIGYAVLRQGGSALEAVELTVRSLEDCPLFNAGRGAVFTHEGHHEMDAAIMDGRTRAAGAVTGVRTVQNPIRAARLVMEKTEHVLLGYPGADELARQYGLPTQPAEYFFTQQRYDQLQEALAEGRMRLDHSQALETAAPLAEPSAFPNEDPKKKMGTVGAVARDVHGNLAAATSTGGMTNKQHSRIGDSPIIGAGTFADNRTCAISCTGHGEYFLRAVVAHDISCLMEYRGLSLAEACRIVVHDKLAPIGGEGGLVAVDAAGNVALPFNSEGMYRASQTSADTAPFVAIYK
- a CDS encoding DUF3127 domain-containing protein; translated protein: MAYEATGRLHEIFDEQQVSEKFRKREFVLEVVDGQYPEHIKFQLVQDKTALIDSYKVGDEVKISFNLRGRGFNKNGQMLYFTNLEAWRIEAGAGGGAAPQGGGNYQQAAPRAAAPAQNQNPNLRASAAPIASDDDNDLPF
- a CDS encoding SDR family oxidoreductase, whose protein sequence is MISSLPLSGKTALVTGATSGIGLVTARELARQGARVILVGRDADKAARAVASIQLAAGPEVPVHMKCYDLSLLRNVRALAEELQQELSQLDILVNNAGIMPGRFVLTEEGHELSWATNHLAPYALTNLLLPLLDAAGQARVVTVSSVAHWVGEIEPDRAVRNSPDKYSWLTAYADSKLANILFTNELAHRLDLTGITANCLHPGMVDTGLIRPGTSPVMKALWWTAKPLMISPERGAQTTLYLATSPEVARVSGRYFSGSRLARTSERAQSRAEASRLWRISAEETGIE